The Deinococcus roseus genome contains a region encoding:
- a CDS encoding ABC transporter ATP-binding protein: protein MLQVRTVSKNYGATHALSNVSFSMQDGEALAILGPSGCGKSTLLRILAGLEHPDQGEVWWDDLEITTLPPEKRFFSLVFQDYALFPHLNVLGNVMFGLIERKMPRKAAEQQALQWLEKVNLQGLEKRKTTELSGGQQQRVSFARALAVNPRLLLLDEPFSNLDQQLREEVQNELLSTLRETQNSTILVTHDQQEAFKLASRIVLMREGQIEQMGTPTDLYHHPESQWAARFLGHDNVFEDFFIPQHAFKLDAAEPTAKVLAVERLGSEVSAQVELRQQHYQVHLSEREAFEHQVHAGSSLPLRIDRQLVRGFRR, encoded by the coding sequence ATGCTGCAGGTCAGAACAGTTTCTAAAAATTACGGTGCCACCCATGCCCTCTCCAATGTCAGTTTCAGCATGCAGGACGGCGAAGCCCTGGCCATTCTGGGGCCTTCTGGGTGTGGAAAATCCACTTTGCTGCGCATCCTGGCCGGTCTGGAACACCCCGATCAGGGGGAGGTCTGGTGGGACGACCTGGAGATCACCACCTTGCCTCCAGAGAAGCGGTTTTTTTCGCTGGTGTTTCAGGATTACGCGCTTTTTCCGCACCTGAACGTGCTGGGCAATGTGATGTTCGGGTTGATTGAACGCAAAATGCCCCGCAAAGCAGCAGAACAACAGGCCCTGCAATGGCTGGAAAAAGTCAATCTGCAAGGCCTGGAAAAGCGCAAAACCACAGAGCTTTCTGGAGGGCAACAGCAGCGGGTGTCTTTTGCACGTGCACTCGCTGTGAATCCCCGTTTGCTGCTGCTCGATGAACCTTTCTCCAATCTGGACCAGCAACTCAGGGAAGAGGTGCAAAACGAACTCCTCAGCACACTGAGAGAAACCCAGAACAGCACCATCCTGGTGACGCACGACCAGCAGGAGGCTTTCAAACTGGCTTCCAGAATTGTGCTGATGCGAGAAGGCCAGATTGAGCAGATGGGCACCCCCACAGACCTGTACCACCACCCGGAAAGCCAGTGGGCCGCCCGTTTTCTGGGCCATGACAATGTTTTTGAGGACTTTTTCATTCCCCAGCATGCCTTCAAGCTGGATGCAGCAGAACCCACCGCAAAAGTGCTGGCTGTGGAGCGTCTGGGCAGCGAGGTTTCTGCACAGGTGGAATTGCGCCAGCAGCACTATCAGGTGCACCTCAGTGAACGGGAAGCATTTGAGCATCAGGTGCATGCAGGGTCTTCCCTGCCCCTGAGGATTGACCGCCAGCTGGTCCGGGGGTTCAGAAGATGA
- a CDS encoding thiamine diphosphokinase — MICYVLINGELHPTEHMQQVLKTHPTDLVVVADGGIQHVKTLGVRPDVWLGDFDSAPPETLLDHPDLQRIPYPTNKDLLDSEIALEYALEKGAKTIIVWGALGGRTDHTLAVMLLATRYPHIDLMLHSGTESVHPLHPHHPLVLHTVPEQTLSVLAVLPLHHLNIRGVRWELFDAHVERGSGWTMSNVAVQHQVKVWCTAGLGLVVVQHT; from the coding sequence ATGATCTGTTACGTGCTGATCAACGGGGAGCTTCATCCCACAGAGCACATGCAGCAGGTGCTGAAAACCCATCCTACCGATCTGGTGGTGGTGGCAGATGGAGGCATCCAGCACGTCAAAACACTGGGGGTGAGGCCAGACGTGTGGCTGGGGGATTTTGATTCCGCTCCACCAGAAACCCTGCTGGACCATCCAGACCTGCAAAGAATTCCCTACCCCACCAACAAGGACCTGCTGGATTCCGAAATTGCCCTGGAATACGCGCTGGAAAAGGGAGCAAAAACCATCATCGTGTGGGGCGCACTGGGAGGCCGCACCGACCACACCCTGGCCGTGATGCTGCTGGCCACCCGTTACCCTCACATTGACCTGATGCTGCACAGCGGAACCGAGAGCGTGCACCCCCTGCATCCGCACCACCCACTGGTTCTGCATACCGTTCCAGAGCAGACCCTCAGTGTGCTGGCTGTGCTGCCCCTGCATCACCTCAACATCAGAGGGGTGCGCTGGGAACTCTTTGATGCCCACGTGGAAAGAGGCTCTGGCTGGACCATGAGCAACGTGGCTGTGCAGCATCAGGTCAAAGTGTGGTGCACAGCAGGTCTGGGGCTGGTGGTGGTGCAGCACACATGA
- a CDS encoding GreA/GreB family elongation factor, producing MSREVKLTQEGFERLKRTLEHEQERLAEATRILSEQMEAADDLEDNGLEEAKREKLNIETRIEELEDMLLRAKIISPADLKEESVNLGAYVTLEDEKTGKQLKVQLVSSSEAKVLGQRIVSEDSPVGTQLLGRKAGDSFVVNLDEGKRQLKYKVLGIEY from the coding sequence CACTCAAGAAGGGTTCGAGCGCCTGAAACGGACGCTGGAACATGAACAGGAGCGCCTCGCAGAAGCCACTCGCATTCTCAGCGAGCAAATGGAAGCCGCCGACGATCTGGAAGACAACGGCCTCGAAGAAGCCAAGCGTGAAAAGCTGAACATCGAGACCCGCATCGAAGAGCTCGAAGACATGCTTTTAAGGGCCAAGATCATTTCTCCCGCAGACCTCAAGGAAGAAAGCGTCAACCTGGGGGCTTATGTGACCCTGGAAGACGAAAAGACCGGCAAGCAGCTCAAAGTGCAACTGGTCAGTTCTTCTGAGGCCAAGGTGCTGGGCCAGCGCATTGTCTCTGAAGACAGTCCGGTGGGCACCCAGTTGCTGGGCCGCAAAGCTGGGGATTCCTTTGTGGTCAACCTCGATGAAGGCAAACGCCAGCTCAAGTACAAGGTGCTCGGAATCGAGTACTGA